One genomic region from Onychostoma macrolepis isolate SWU-2019 chromosome 23, ASM1243209v1, whole genome shotgun sequence encodes:
- the armc1l gene encoding armadillo repeat containing 1, like: protein MMDALSVVTQLRDLASEPQNREAIVQDQGCLPGLVLFLDHKDPKVLFATLQTLRYLAESPRNINAMKNELGLMVSLETLIERTGTTTDITDLAKEVYSVLSSQTQRPACQTPEQQKKRNKPQFFINSSNKKAKSVTLHIQGLDGADQRGVCEEALLRVKGVISFTFQMALKRCTVRIRADLPTESLATAIAATKVLSAKQVVKNENGEEVLIPLSTSGSKVEENSHLPDYLPDDESPEKELDRAVSRTGAKQDTGGSWLNTAASFLTKTFYW, encoded by the exons ATGATGGACGCATTATCAGTAGTCACACAGCTGCGGGACCTGGCATCTGAACCACAAAATCGGGAGGCGATTGTTCAGGACCAGGGTTGCCTTCCAGGACTAGTGCTCTTCCTCGACCACAAAGACCCTAAAGTGCTCTTTGCTACCCTCCAG ACTTTGCGGTACCTGGCTGAATCACCCCGCAACATCAACGCCATGAAAAATGAGCTCGGCCTGATGGTGAGCTTGGAGACACTGATAGAGAG GACCGGTACGACGACTGATATTACAGACCTTGCAAAAGAGGTGTATAGTGTGTTGAGTTCTCAAACGCAGAGACCAGCTTGTCAGACTCCAGAGCAACAGAAGAAGAGGAACAAACCCCAGTTCTTCATTAACAGCTCCAACAAGAAAGCAAAATCGGTTACCCTCCATATACAAGGCTTGGATGGGGCA GATcagagaggtgtgtgtgagGAGGCCCTTTTGAGAGTCAAAGGAGTAATCAGCTTCACCTTCCAGATGGCTCTAAAGAGATGTACTGTACGCATCCGTGCCGACCTGCCCACTGAG AGTCTGGCCACTGCCATTGCTGCCACAAAAGTGCTTTCAGCTAAGCAGGtagtgaaaaatgaaaatggagaagag GTTCTCATTCCACTCAGCACCTCTGGCTCAAAGGTAGAAGAGAATTCACACCTGCCTGATTACCTGCCCGATGATGAGAGTCCGGAGAAAGAGCTAGACCGTGCAGTGTCCCGTACTGGTGCTAAACAAGACACTGGTGGCAGCTGGCTGAACACAGCAGCCAGTTTCCTCACTAAAACCTTCTACTGGTAA
- the mtfr2 gene encoding mitochondrial fission regulator 2, with protein MSLLEDIVDLLRCVLEYFGVPPDMLVPVWDSTYCGQYRSIVRMIGTSLPLSPQPRLRFQIPLQTFSRHGHIDVMVDTPAIPTLADVLWLVEDEGDSYTKFRNAAPLRKAFEIPSLGSERPLSVSVPAQRGGRVLGQGTQPEALQKISALEEELQRLRAQIAMIVTAPAADPGTPCSTPLPVPVLTSTPVCPPLPPPPPPPLPPPATGSCVEVSVSDVIRQRQAAKREKLAQCDPSVCTASAMPSMLEVLKDLNQVKLRSVERSPGGTPVRRRRSKGVACSSDPAALIAEALKRKFAHKQRDDSFGKENCSAEPSPFSSPDTPRILPHTRRSQGRIHL; from the exons ATGTCTCTGCTGGAGGACATCGTTGACCTGCTGAGATGTGTCCTGGAATACTTTGGCGTGCCACCTGACATG TTGGTTCCAGTATGGGACAGTACATATTGTGGACAATACCGAAGCATAGTCCGTATGATTGGGACAAGCCTTCCCCTCTCTCCTCAGCCTCGACTGCGGTTTCAG ATTCCTCTGCAGACATTCAGTAGACACGGCCATATTGATGTGATGGTGGACACGCCGGCCATTCCTACATTAGCGGATGTGCTTTGGCTGGTGGAGGATGAAGGGGACAGCTACACTAAATTCAG GAATGCCGCCCCATTGAGGAAAGCTTTTGAGATTCCCTCATTGGGGTCTGAACGTCCATTGTCCGTGTCTGTCCCGGCTCAGAGGGGAGGCAGGGTGCTGGGACAGGGCACCCAGCCAGAGGCCCTGCAGAAGATCTCAGCTCTGGAAGAGGAACTGCAGAGACTACGAGCACAGATTGCTATGATAGTCACAGCTCCAGCAG CTGATCCTGGCACTCCATGCTCTACTCCTCTTCCAGTTCCTGTCCTCACCTCCACTCCTGTATGCCCTCCGCTGCCACCTCCACCTCCACCACCACTTCCTCCTCCGGCTACGGGCAGCTGCGTGGAGGTGTCCGTGTCAGATGTGATTCGACAAAGACAGGCAGCAAAAAGAGAAAAGCTTGCACAGTGTGATCCATCTGTGTGTACAGCGTCTGCCATGCCCTCCATGTTAGAGGTGCTCAAAGACCTGAATCAAGTCAAACTGCGTTCTGTGGAGAG ATCTCCAGGTGGAACTCCAGTAAGGAGACGGAGAAGTAAAGGTGTAGCATGTTCATCTGATCCGGCAGCTCTTATCGCTGAAGCACTGAAAAGGAAGTTTGCACACAAACAGAGGGACGATTCGTTTGGTAAAGAGAACTGCTCGGCTGAACCCTCACCTTTCAGCAGTCCAGATACTCCCAGG